One Glycine max cultivar Williams 82 chromosome 4, Glycine_max_v4.0, whole genome shotgun sequence DNA segment encodes these proteins:
- the LOC100818766 gene encoding LOW QUALITY PROTEIN: cytochrome P450 714A1-like (The sequence of the model RefSeq protein was modified relative to this genomic sequence to represent the inferred CDS: deleted 1 base in 1 codon) — translation MEEFFLAMKLVFSVAVVGILSWILSVYGNLWHESQRLRKRLQMQGIKGPPPSFLHGNLPDMQRIQSQAKAASTCNSDLSDQFLAHDYTATLFPYFEHWRKQYGLLYTYSTGMKQHLYVNQPDLVREMNQCITLDLGKPTYITNKLAPMLGNGILRANGLSWAQQRKLVAAEFFMDKVKGMVGLMIESAQPLLLKWEQLLRAKGSATAEVKVDVDLRGFSADVISRVCFGHSYSKGKEVFSKLRSIQKAMSKHGGFLFGLSSFRDKLKHLSSKKQNEIASLEKEIESLIWELVEERKRECSGTSSSEKDLMQLLLEAAMTDQSLGKDFSKRFIVDNCKNIYFAGHETTAVAASWCLMLLALHPEWQTRIRTEVAELCPNGVPDADSVPLLKTVAMVIKEVLRLYPPAAFVSREAYEDIQIGNLNVPKGVCLWTLIPTLHRDPEIWGPDANEFKPERFSEGVSKACRFPHAYVPFGLGTRLCLGKNFAMVQLKVVLALIISKFSFSLSPSYRHSPAYRMIVEPGHGVHILIQEI, via the exons ATGGAGGAGTTTTTTCTGGCAATGAAACTGGTTTTTTCAGTTGCTGTTGTGGGGATTCTAAGCTGGATTCTTTCTGTGTATGGTAATTTGTGGCATGAGTCTCAAAGGTTGAGGAAGAGGCTACAAATGCAAGGTATAAAAGGGCCTCCACCTTCTTTTCTACATGGGAATCTGCCTGATATGCAAAGAATTCAATCTCAGGCCAAAGCTGCTTCCACTTGCAACTCCGACCTTTCTGATCAGTTTCTAGCACATGACTACACTGCAACCCTCTTCCCCTATTTTGAACACTGGAGGAAACAATATG GTCTACTGTACACTTACTCCACAGGGATGAAGCAACACCTGTATGTGAACCAACCAGATCTAGTGAGAGAAATGAATCAGTGCATCACTTTGGATTTGGGTAAGCCTACTTATATAACAAACAAACTTGCTCCTATGCTTGGCAATGGCATTTTGAGAGCCAACGGGCTCAGTTGGGCCCAACAGAGGAAACTTGTTGCAGCTGAGTTCTTCATGGACAAAGTTAAG GGTATGGTGGGCCTAATGATAGAGTCAGCACAGCCATTACTACTAAAATGGGAGCAA TTATTGAGAGCCAAAGGAAGTGCCACAGCTGAAGTTAAAGTGGATGTAGATTTGAGGGGCTTCTCAGCTGATGTTATTTCAAGGGTTTGCTTTGGCCATTCTTATTCCAAGGGAAAAGAAGTCTTCTCAAAGCTTAGAAGCATACAGAAGGCCATGTCCAAGCATGGTGGCTTCCTTTTTGGGCTCAGCAGTTTCCG TGACAAACTGAAGCATTTGTCGTCAAAGAAGCAAAACGAGATAGCAAGTTTGGAGAAAGAGATAGAGTCACTGATCTGGGAGTTGGTGGAGGAACGCAAGAGGGAGTGCTcagggacatcctcatcagagAAGGATTTGATGCAGTTGCTGTTGGAAGCAGCAATGACTGATCAGAGTCTGGGGAAGGACTTCTCCAAGCGTTTCATTGTGGATAACTGCAAAAACATTTACTTTGCTGGCCATGAAACCACAGCTGTTGCAGCCTCTTGGTGTCTGATGCTTCTTGCTTTGCACCCTGAATGGCAGACCCGTATAAGGACTGAGGTGGCTGAACTTTGCCCCAATGGTGTACCAGATGCAGATTCTGTCCCTCTGTTGAAAACG GTGGCTATGGTGATTAAAGAAGTGCTACGTTTATACCCACCAGCAGCCTTTGTTTCAAGGGAGGCATATGAAGATATCCAAATTGGAAACCTCAATGTTCCTAAAGGCGTTTGTTTATGGACTCTGATCCCAACACTGCATAGAGATCCTGAAATTTGGGGACCAGATGCAAATGAGTTTAAACCAGAAAGGTTTAGCGAGGGTGTCTCCAAGGCTTGCAGGTTTCCACATGCTTATGTGCCATTTGGATTGGGTACTCGCTTGTGCTTGGGAAAGAACTTTGCAATGGTTCAATTGAAGGTTGTGCTAGCACTTATCATCTCCAagtttagcttctctttgtcTCCTAGTTATAGGCATTCTCCGGCATATAGAATGATTGTAGAACCGGGACATGGTGTACATATTCTCATTCAGGAGATTTGA